GGTAGCCGTGATTGGCATCGGCGACTATGCGTTTGTCATTCCCTGGTTTATCGGAGCAGCGGGGTTCTTATTCTGGCAGCTGCTCTACGTGATTCCGTTAGTGATCACTCTCCGGCGGCGAGGGCACCCCGACATGGCTAAGGGGGTAATCATCGCCGCTACGCTGACTGCCTTAGTAAACGGGGCTTGCTTTGTCTCTATGTATGGCTTTGTTTAGAATTTGTGGACAGAGCTATTACAGGGAACCACTACTCATCTACCCGCTGATTCACTCCCCACAATAGGCAATCAGATCAATCTCAACATCTCCATAGCCTGCCAATGCCGTGACCCCCACGGTTGTGCGACTGGGCTGGGGAGCATCGCCAAAGTAAGATTGGTAGATGGCGTTCACCGTTTCGTAATAGCGAAAGTCGGTGACAAATACTCTAGCCATGACTACTTTGTTAAAACCGCTGCCCGCGTGGTCGAGCACTAGGGCCAAATTATCCATTACCCGCCGTGTCTGGTCTTCAATCGAGCCTTTGACAACTTCGCCTGTAGCTGGATCTTCCGCTAGCTGGCCAGTGACAAACAGAAAGTCTCCCGCTCGCACGGCGTGGGAATAAGGAGCTACCGGAGGCAGCAGGTTATTGGGCAGGGTCATAAACTCCAGCATCGGGGTAGTTCTCGATAACAACAGCCCTAAAGTTTAGACCAACCTGTGATCGCAGCGTGATCGATTCCACGCTTTCGCTAAAACAAAGAGCGCCCCCCTTGCGAGGAGCGCTCTTGTGCTAGTCAATCAG
The sequence above is a segment of the Leptolyngbya subtilissima AS-A7 genome. Coding sequences within it:
- a CDS encoding RidA family protein; the encoded protein is MLEFMTLPNNLLPPVAPYSHAVRAGDFLFVTGQLAEDPATGEVVKGSIEDQTRRVMDNLALVLDHAGSGFNKVVMARVFVTDFRYYETVNAIYQSYFGDAPQPSRTTVGVTALAGYGDVEIDLIAYCGE